Part of the Amycolatopsis sp. 195334CR genome is shown below.
GGTGGCCGAGGTGGCGATGGTGGCCGCGGCGGTGACCTGGGCCGTGGCGATCGGAACCCCGATCGTGGGCGCGGTCGAGGCCGGGATCGCGAGCCGCTGCGGGACCGTGAAGCTCCGTCGCGGCGGCCGGCCGCCGGTGCTGGCGGGCCCGTGCGGCGCCGCCCGCCGGAAGACACGCCGCGTCGCCGGGAACCACTCGACCGTGAACCCCGAAAGCGCAACCCACCACCGGGCGACAAGCCGGTCCGCCGGAACCCACCGCCCCCGCGTACCGGCGACGCCCCCCGCGACCGGACCGGCCGCCCACCCGGCAGGCGCACCCCTCCCCCGCGAACCCGCCCCTGGGACGACGAGCGCGACTGACCGAGGCCGCCCCCGACGGCGCCCCGCCCGCCAGCGTCGCCCCCGCCCGCCAGCGCAGTGAATGTGGCTTTCACTGCACATTCCGCAGTGAAAGCCACATTCACTGCAGCCGGCTAGCGGGAGGCGGCCGGCTAGCGGGAGCCGTGCAGGGCGGCGTCCGCCACCCCCAGGCGGTCACCGGCGGTCTTCGCCTGGTGCCAGTGCGGGTAGATCAGCTCCGGCGCGCTCACCGAATCCAAAGTAGACAGTTCAGCATCCGACAACCGCAACGAAGCCGCGCCCAGGTTGTCCACCAGCTGCGACTCCTTCCGCGCCCCGATGACCAAAGTGGACACCGCGGGCCGCGTCAGCAGGTACGCCAGGGCCACCTGCGCCGGCGAAACCCCGTGCCCCGAAGCGATTTCCACCAGCCGGTCGATCGTGTCGTAGAGGCGCGACTCGTTCCGCACCGGCGGCTCGTCCCATGAACTCAGGTGCCGGCCCTCCGAAGCCGAAGAACCCCGCCGGTACTTCCCCGACAGCAGCCCACCGGCCAGCGGGCTCCACACCATGATCCCCAGCCCCTGGTCCACGGACAGCGGCACCAGCTCGTACTCCGCGTCCCGGCTCTCCAGCGAGTAGTAGATCTGGTTGCTCACGAACCGCTGGTACCCGCGCGCGTCCGCCACCGCCAGCGCCTTCATCAGCTGCCAGCCCGCGTAGTTCGACACCCCCAGGTACCGCACCTTCCCCGACCGCACCAGGGTGTCCAGCGCCTCGAGCGTCTCCTCCAGCGGCGTCTGCCCGTCCCACTCGTGCACGTGGTAGATGTCGATGTGGTCGGTGCCGAGCCGCCGGAGGCTGGCTTCGGCCTGCGTCAGCACGTGGTGCCGCGAAAGCCCGGCGTCGTTCGGGCCGTCGCCCATGCCCATCCGGACCTTCGTCGAGATGAGCACGCGGTCCCGGCGCCCGGCGAGCACCTTGCCGACGATCTCCTCGGACACCCCGGTCGAGTACACGTTGGCCGTGTCGATCAGGTTCACCCCGGCGTCGAGGCACAGGTCGACCTGACGCCGGGCATCGTCCACCCCGGTGTCCCCGACGTTGGCGAACACCCCGCCACCGCCGAAGGTCATCGTGCCCATGGTCAGCGCCGAGACCCGCAGCCCGGACCGGCCCAGCTGGCGATACTCCATCGAGCGTCCTCCCGATTTCCGTTGCCCCTCAAGGCGAACCTAACCGGGAAGCGAGCTCAGCGCACGGTGCTGCGGAGCTCCTTCGGCAGCGAGAAGGTGATCTTCTCGCTGGCCGTGGTGACCTCGTCGACGTCGCCGTAACCGCGCTCGGCCAGCCAGTCGAGCAGGTTCATCACCAGGCTGTCCGGCACGGAGGCCCCGCTGGTCACGCCGACCGTGGTGACCCCGTCCAACCAGGACTCGTCCACCTCGTGCGCGAAGTCGACCAGGTGCGCGTCCTTCGCCCCGGCCTTCAGCGCCACCTCGACCAGCCGCTTCGAGTTCGACGAGTTGGTCGAGCCGACCACGATCACCAGGTCGCACTCCGGCGCCAGCGCCTTCACCGCCACCTGCCGGTTCGTGGTGGCGTAGCAGATGTCGTCGCTCGGCGGGTCCGAGATCTCGGGGAACCGCTCGCGCAGCTGATCCACCCGCTCCATCGTCTCGTCCACGCTCAGCGTGGTCTGGGACAGCCAGATCACCTTCGACGGGTCGCGCACGGCGACCTTGTCCACGTCCTCGGCGGTGTCCACCAGCTGGACGTGCTCGGGCGCCTCGCCCGCGGTGCCCTCGACCTCTTCGTGCCCCTCGTGGCCGATGAGCAGGATGTCGTAGTCGTTCTTGGCGAACCGGTTGACCTCTTTGTGCACCTTGGTGACCAGCGGGCAGGTGGCGTCGATGGTGCGCAGGTTGCGCTCGGCGGCCTCGGCGTGCACCGCGGGTGAAACGCCGTGCGCGGAGAACACCACGAGCGCGCCCTCGGGCACCTCGTCCGTCTCGTCGACGAAGATCGCGCCGCGCTCGCGCAGCGTCTCGACCACGTGCCGGTTGTGCACGATCTCCTTGCGGACGTACACCGGCGGGCCGTGCAGCTCCAGCGCCTTCTCCACCGCGATCACCGCGCGGTCGACCCCGGCGCAGTAACCGCGCGGCTTCGCGAGCAGCACTCGCTTGCCCTCGCGCGGCTTGATCGGGGCGATTTCGGCGGGCTCGGTACCAGGAGTCGGTGAGCTCATGCCCCCAGGGTACGGGTACGCCCGTTGTGCCCGGGCTCACGCGTGGGTCGTTCGGTTAGGCCGTTGGAGTAGGCCGAACAACACACAGAGTTGGGCAGGACGGCCTAGGTACGGCAGGCTGTACGGCATGAAGCCACTCCCGCTCCCGCTGCGCGTCGCGGCGGGCCTCGCGGTGGAGACCGTAGAGCGGGCTCGCGAACTGCCCCGGCAGCTCACTGGCCTCCCGGTCACCGTCGCCAGCCAGGTACTCCAGTTCTCCATGCGCGTCCAGCAGCACGTCACCGAGCTGGCGATCAAGGGGGACGACGTGCTGTCCTCCCTGCGCCCGGTCGAGGAGTCGCCCAGCTGGGCCACCTTCGACGAGGACCTGCCGGAGGCACCCTCCCGCAACGGTCACCGCGCCGAACCGGCCGCCGCCGAAGCCGCGGCCGCCAAGGCCGGAGCCACCGCCACCGGAGCCACAGCCGCCGAGGCCGGAGCCGCCGAGGCCGAGGACCCCTGGGCCGCCGAAGAGCAGGCCATCGCCGAGGAGGCGGGCCCGGCCGGCGTCACCGGTTACGACGAGCTGACCCTGCCGCAGCTGCGCGCGCGGCTGCGGAAGTTCTCCGCCGCCGAGGTGGAGGAGCTGCTCGCCTACGAACGCGACCACCAGAACCGGCCGTCGTTCACCGGCATGCTGGCCCGGCGGCTCGGCAACCTCCAGCAGCCCGGCGAAGGCGGCCAATGAGCGAAACCGCGGCTCGCGAGACCTCGACCGCGGAGAACCCCTGGCCGGTGCGCACGGTCGCACGCAAGATCGGGGACTGGATCCACCGCCTCGGCGCGGTGTGGGTGGAGGGGCAGGTCACCCAGATCTCCGCCCGGCCAGGCACCGGGACGGCCTTCCTCACCCTGCGCGACCCGGCCGCGGACGTGTCGATGTCGGTGACCTGCCCGATGAGCCTGCTCCGCTCGCTCGAACCGCCACCGCGCGAGGGCGCCAGCGTGCTGGTCAACGCGCGGCCCGCGTACTTCTTCGGACGCGGCACGCTGAGCCTGCGGGCCAGCGAGATCCGCATGGTCGGCATCGGCGAGCTGCTCGCCAGGATCGAGCGCCTGCGCCGGCTGCTCGCCGCCGAAGGCCTGTTCGCCCAGGAGCGGAAGCGACGGCTGCCGTTCCTGCCGAAGGGCATCGGACTGATCACCGGCCGCGCGTCGGCCGCCGAGCGCGACGTGCTGGTCAACGCGCACGCCCGCTGGCCGGCCGCGCACTTCCGGGTGATCAACACCGCGGTGCAGGGCGCGCTCGCGGTCCCGGAGATCCTCGACGCACTGTCCATTTTGGAACGCGACAAGAACGTCGAGGTGATCGTGATCGCCCGCGGCGGTGGCAGTGTGGAGGACCTGCTGCCGTTCTCCGACGAGGCGCTGTGCCGCGCGGTCTCGAACGCGCGCAAACCGGTGATCAGCGCGATCGGCCACGAGCCGGACACCCCGCTGCTCGACCACGTCGCCGACGTGCGCTGCTCCACGCCCACCGACGCGGGCAAGCGCGTGGTGCCGGACGTGCGCGAGGAGAGCGAGCGCGTGCGGCAGATGCGCGACCGCGGCCGCCGCGCGTTGCACGGCTGGGTGGACACCCAGCGCCGCCTGCTCGACCAGCTGCGCAGCCGTCCGGCGCTGGCCGACCCGCTCGGCCCGATCGACCGGCGCGCCGACGAGGTCGAACTCCAGCGCCAGCGCGGCCGTCGCGAGATCCTGTCCACGCTGACCAGGGAGCAGACCGCGCTGACCGCGGCGCGGGCCCGGTTGACCGCGCTCGGTCCGGCGGCGACCCTGGAACGGGGTTACGCGGTCGTGCAGTTTTCCGACGCGGCGGGCAACCTCGGAGTGCTCCGATCGGTCTCTGAAGTGTCGGACGGAACCGAGGTCCGCATCCGGGTGGGCGACGGCGCGGTCCGGGCGATCGTGTCCGGGCCCGCAGAGGAGGGGTGAGGGGTGCTCGAACCACGGGCGAACGAGTTCCTGCCTCTGACCAGCGGGGCCGCCGCGCGCGCCGGTGCCGGGGCGGTGCTGCTGCGGGCGCAGGAGGCCGACGTCGCGGCGGGTGCCTGCTGGACGGCGCTGATCGCGGGCTGCGCGAACGCGGGCCGGTGGGGGCTGGCGCCGCGGCTGCGGCAGCTGTCCGAGGCGACCTCGGAGTACGTCGGCACCCGCTGGTGGTCGACCGAGGGCGTGTCGCACCGCAACCGGGTGGCCGGGGCGCAGGGGCAGATCGAGGACGCGATCGCCGAGGGTGACGGCCAGGAGTTCGCGAAGGCGTTCAGCGACTACGACAACGCGATGGCCAGCGCGGTAGTGTGCGGCGGACGTCATCGAGCGGAGAAGCAGGCACAGTGACCGAAGAACTCGGCTACGAGCAAGCACGCGACCAGCTGGTCGAAGTGGTGCGCGACCTGGAAGCGGGCGGGCTGTCCCTGGAGCAGTCGCTGGCGCTGTGGGAGAAGGGCGAGAAGCTCGCCAAGGTCTGCGAGCGCCACCTCGACGGGGCGCGCGAACGGGTGGAGGCCGCGCTGGCCTCGGTGGAGGATTCTCCGGAAGAGGGCAACGCAGGGTGAGGAACCCCATCCTCGCGGGTACCCGGAGTGCCGCCGGTATCTGAGAGGATGACCGGGCGACTGGACGACCCTGGAGGCAACACATGTCCAACCCCAGCCAGCCCACCGAAGCCGCCCGCCGCGGGGAGGCACCCGACCGCAACCTGGCCATGGAGCTGGTCCGGGTGACCGAAGCCGCCGCGATGGCCGCCGGGCGCTGGGTCGGCAAGGGGGACAAGAACGGCGGTGACGGCGCCGCGGTCGACGCGATGCGCCAGCTCGTCGGCACCGTGTCCATGCGCGGGGTGGTGGTCATCGGCGAGGGCGAGAAGGACGAAGCCCCGATGCTCTACAACGGCGAAGAGGTGGGCAACGGCGACGGGCCGCACTGCGACGTCGCGGTGGACCCGATCGACGGCACCACGCTGATGGCCAAGGGCATGCCGAACGCGCTCGCCGTGCTCGCGGTCGCCGAGCGCGGCGCGATGTTCGACCCGTCCGCGGTGTTCTACATGGAGAAGATGGCGGTCGGGCCGGAGGCCGCCGGGCTGGTCGACCTGGCCGCGCCGGTCGCGGAGAACATCCGGCGGGTGGCGCAGGCGAAGAACAGCGGCGTGTCCGACGTGACGGTGTGCATCCTGGACCGCCCCCGCCACGAGCAGCTGATCAAGGAGGTCCGCGAGGCGGGCGCCCGGATCCGGTTCATCTCCGACGGTGACGTGGCGGGCGCGATCGCCGTCGCGCGGCCGAACACCGGGGTGGACATGCTGCTCGGCATCGGCGGCACGCCGGAGGGCATCATCGCGGCGAGCGCGCTCAAGTGCATCGGCGGTGAGCTGCAGGGCCGGTTGTGGCCGAAGGACGACGAGGAGCGCGAGAAGGCCCTCGGCGCCGGGCACGACCTGGAGCGCGTGCTCTCCACCGACGACCTGGTCCAGGGCGACAACGTGTTCTTCTGCGCCACCGGCGTCACCGACGGCGACCTGCTGCGCGGGGTGCACTACCGCGCGGGCGGCGCGACCACGCAGTCGATCGTGATGCGGTCGAAGTCCGGCACGGTCCGGATGATCGACGGGTACCACCGGCTGACGAAGCTGCGCTCGTACTCCTCGGTGAACTTCGACGGTCACCTCGACGACGTCGACGACGAGCTCGACGTGGTGCCGCCGCTCCCGTGATCAAACGCCTCGCCCTCTGCCTGACCGCGCTGCTGCTCGCCGCCGCGCCGGCTTCCGCCGTGGAGCCGTTCATCGTCGGCGGGGTGGTGGCCGACCAGGAGTACCCGTTCATCGTCTCGCTGCAGTCGAGCACCGGGAAGCACAACTGCGGTGGCTCGCTGATCGCGCCGGACCAGGTGGTCACCGCGGCGCACTGCGTGCAGGGCCGCAACCCGGACATGCTCAAGGTGCGCATCGGCAGCAACGACCACAGCCAGGGCGGCGAGGAGCTGCGGGTGACCGGGCTGGCCGTGCACCCGGAGTACAACCCGGACGGTGCGCGGGGCGACATCGCCATGGTGCGCCTGGAAAAGGCGGCGGCCGCGACGCCGATCCCGCTCGGCGCGAGCGCGGGCGTCGGCACCTCGACGCGGTTGCTGGGGTGGGGGCAGACCTGCCCGAAGCTCGGCTGCGCGGACAAGCCGACGCAGTTGCAGCAGCTGGACACCTCGATCGTGGCGCCGGAGGAGTGCGCGGCGGTCGCCTTCGACGGTGCGGTGGAGTTGTGCACGGACAACCCCGGGGACACCGCTGGCTCCTGCTACGGCGATTCGGGTGGCCCGCAACTGGCCAAAGTGGACTCCCGGTGGGTGCTGGTCGGCGTGACGAGCAGGCCGGGCAACGACTCCGACACGTGCGGGACGGCTCCGTCGATCTACACGTCGGTGGTCGCCTACGCGGGGTGGATCACGGAGCAACTGGCCGGTCCTACCGAGCCCGCGCCGGAGCCGCCACCAGAACCTTCGCCGGAACCCTCGCCTTCGCCTTCGCCTTCGCCGTCGCCGGAACCCTCACCTTCGCCGGAACCCTCGCCTTCGCCGGAGCCTTCCCCTTCGCCGGAGCCCACTCCGGAACCGTCTCCGGAGCCTTCACCCGAGCCCTCCCCGGCACCGAGCCCTTAACCGGACCGATGCAGTGAATGTGGCTTTCACTGCCGATTCCGCAGTGAAAGCCACATTCACTGCACCCGCACCTATTCGGCGTTGCTCGAGTGGCCTGGGAAGAGGTGCGCCTCCGGGTCCAGCGCGACGGCGATGTTGTTCACCGCCGTGGCCGCTTCGCCGAAGCCCGTGGCGATCAGCTTCACCTTCCCCGGATAGGCCGCCACGTCGCCCGCCGCGTAGACGCGTGGTTTCGCGGTGGCCATGGTCGAGTCCACCGAGATGGCGCGGTGGTCGATCTCCAGCCCCCAGTTCTCGATCGGCCCCAGGTCCGCGGTGAAACCCAGCGCGGCGATCACCGACTGCGCGGGCAGCACCAGGGTTTCCCCGCCCTTCACCTCGACGGTGATCTCGCCGAGCGCGCCGTCGCCGGTGTCGCGCAGTTCGGTCACCTCGGCGTCGGTGATGATCCGGACGCCCAGCTCCCGCGCCTGCCGCA
Proteins encoded:
- a CDS encoding aldo/keto reductase, which translates into the protein MEYRQLGRSGLRVSALTMGTMTFGGGGVFANVGDTGVDDARRQVDLCLDAGVNLIDTANVYSTGVSEEIVGKVLAGRRDRVLISTKVRMGMGDGPNDAGLSRHHVLTQAEASLRRLGTDHIDIYHVHEWDGQTPLEETLEALDTLVRSGKVRYLGVSNYAGWQLMKALAVADARGYQRFVSNQIYYSLESRDAEYELVPLSVDQGLGIMVWSPLAGGLLSGKYRRGSSASEGRHLSSWDEPPVRNESRLYDTIDRLVEIASGHGVSPAQVALAYLLTRPAVSTLVIGARKESQLVDNLGAASLRLSDAELSTLDSVSAPELIYPHWHQAKTAGDRLGVADAALHGSR
- a CDS encoding 4-hydroxy-3-methylbut-2-enyl diphosphate reductase, whose translation is MSSPTPGTEPAEIAPIKPREGKRVLLAKPRGYCAGVDRAVIAVEKALELHGPPVYVRKEIVHNRHVVETLRERGAIFVDETDEVPEGALVVFSAHGVSPAVHAEAAERNLRTIDATCPLVTKVHKEVNRFAKNDYDILLIGHEGHEEVEGTAGEAPEHVQLVDTAEDVDKVAVRDPSKVIWLSQTTLSVDETMERVDQLRERFPEISDPPSDDICYATTNRQVAVKALAPECDLVIVVGSTNSSNSKRLVEVALKAGAKDAHLVDFAHEVDESWLDGVTTVGVTSGASVPDSLVMNLLDWLAERGYGDVDEVTTASEKITFSLPKELRSTVR
- a CDS encoding lipid droplet-associated protein — translated: MKPLPLPLRVAAGLAVETVERARELPRQLTGLPVTVASQVLQFSMRVQQHVTELAIKGDDVLSSLRPVEESPSWATFDEDLPEAPSRNGHRAEPAAAEAAAAKAGATATGATAAEAGAAEAEDPWAAEEQAIAEEAGPAGVTGYDELTLPQLRARLRKFSAAEVEELLAYERDHQNRPSFTGMLARRLGNLQQPGEGGQ
- the xseA gene encoding exodeoxyribonuclease VII large subunit → MSETAARETSTAENPWPVRTVARKIGDWIHRLGAVWVEGQVTQISARPGTGTAFLTLRDPAADVSMSVTCPMSLLRSLEPPPREGASVLVNARPAYFFGRGTLSLRASEIRMVGIGELLARIERLRRLLAAEGLFAQERKRRLPFLPKGIGLITGRASAAERDVLVNAHARWPAAHFRVINTAVQGALAVPEILDALSILERDKNVEVIVIARGGGSVEDLLPFSDEALCRAVSNARKPVISAIGHEPDTPLLDHVADVRCSTPTDAGKRVVPDVREESERVRQMRDRGRRALHGWVDTQRRLLDQLRSRPALADPLGPIDRRADEVELQRQRGRREILSTLTREQTALTAARARLTALGPAATLERGYAVVQFSDAAGNLGVLRSVSEVSDGTEVRIRVGDGAVRAIVSGPAEEG
- a CDS encoding exodeoxyribonuclease VII small subunit, which codes for MTEELGYEQARDQLVEVVRDLEAGGLSLEQSLALWEKGEKLAKVCERHLDGARERVEAALASVEDSPEEGNAG
- the glpX gene encoding class II fructose-bisphosphatase yields the protein MSNPSQPTEAARRGEAPDRNLAMELVRVTEAAAMAAGRWVGKGDKNGGDGAAVDAMRQLVGTVSMRGVVVIGEGEKDEAPMLYNGEEVGNGDGPHCDVAVDPIDGTTLMAKGMPNALAVLAVAERGAMFDPSAVFYMEKMAVGPEAAGLVDLAAPVAENIRRVAQAKNSGVSDVTVCILDRPRHEQLIKEVREAGARIRFISDGDVAGAIAVARPNTGVDMLLGIGGTPEGIIAASALKCIGGELQGRLWPKDDEEREKALGAGHDLERVLSTDDLVQGDNVFFCATGVTDGDLLRGVHYRAGGATTQSIVMRSKSGTVRMIDGYHRLTKLRSYSSVNFDGHLDDVDDELDVVPPLP
- a CDS encoding trypsin-like serine protease, with the protein product MIKRLALCLTALLLAAAPASAVEPFIVGGVVADQEYPFIVSLQSSTGKHNCGGSLIAPDQVVTAAHCVQGRNPDMLKVRIGSNDHSQGGEELRVTGLAVHPEYNPDGARGDIAMVRLEKAAAATPIPLGASAGVGTSTRLLGWGQTCPKLGCADKPTQLQQLDTSIVAPEECAAVAFDGAVELCTDNPGDTAGSCYGDSGGPQLAKVDSRWVLVGVTSRPGNDSDTCGTAPSIYTSVVAYAGWITEQLAGPTEPAPEPPPEPSPEPSPSPSPSPSPEPSPSPEPSPSPEPSPSPEPTPEPSPEPSPEPSPAPSP